Within the bacterium genome, the region AACTGCTACGGCCTCACCGGACCGCGGGCGTGCACGAGCGTTGGAGATCCGCGCAACACCCACGAGCTTCGCGAGGTCGCCTATGTACGACAGTACGCTACCGAATCGTACCGATCATATTTTGATCCCGAAAACGGTGTGCGCTCCTGCACCGTAGACCTCGACCACAGCATCCTCAAAGAATGTAGCAATAGCTGGGACGAGAGCGGCCTGCAGACGAGCGGCAGCATCTACGAACCAATGCCCGGTGCGCTCGTGAACGAGTACACCTGCCCGGCGCATGCCATGGTCGAGATCCCCCGCTCCCTCTATCGCAAGCAAGCCCTCGCCGGAAGGACGCAGTGTTGCCTCTCGGACGAGCAGATCGCCACAGCGGGCGACGCCTGCCCACCACCTCCCCCGCCCTGATCGGCGCATCGCGCCACGAGAGCCCCAACCACACGGTTGGGGCTCTTCTCTTGACACACCCCCACGATTTCCCTACGCTACATGCAGGTGGAGCTATCGCTCCGCATTCTTCAATCGCTGTCCCCTGACCACCCGATCGAACGACTGGTTCGTCCCGCGCTGTGGCAGGAACGGCACATGTCCTATGGTGTCCATCCGTCTCTCCCGCAAGGGGAAGAAGAAGCAGCCGACCTACCGTATCGTCGTCCAGGAGTCCACCAAAGACCCGTGGGGCGACTACCTCGAGAACCTCGGCCACTACAACCCGCTCACAAAACCCAAGACGCTCGTCGTGAAGAAGGAGCGCGTCCTGCACTGGATCGCGAACGGCGCCCAGCCATCGGACACCGTGTGGAACCTCCTCGTGGGCGAAGGCATCATCACGGGCGAGAAGCGCCGCACGGTGAGCATTTCCAAGAAGCGCAAGACGAAGCTCGATGCGGAAGCCGCTAAGCGCAAGGAGAAAGAGAGCAAGCCACCTGCGCCCGAGGCAGCGGCGTAGCGCACGCTTGACGGAGCGATGCGTGGTGGTATGATGGTATTCGGAACAGCATCGGCTGCGATAGGTCGGCAGCTCTGGTACGCAGTTCCGCATGAACCGTAACGATCGTTCCAACATGGAAACCGACCAGCAGTTCGTGGACTACGTGGTCAAGCAGCTCGTCAACAATCCGGACAAGGTGGAGACCATCCGGACGGTAGACGACATGGGCGTCCTCATCACCGTGAAGGTAGACCCATCCGACATGGGGTACCTCATTGGTCGTCAGGGACAGACCGCGCGCGCGGTGCGCACCCTCCTCAAGGTGGTAGGCGCAAAGAACAACGCTCGCGTGAACTTCAAGATCGAGGAACCGGAGGGCTCAACCCATAGTTCGCGCAAGTCGAACGATGCTCCGTCATCCGCGCAGGCATCCGCACAGGACGATGACGACATAGACCTCAATCTCGACCTCTAAGGGAGATTGTGTGCAGATCAACGCGGATCACGCAGATACTGCACACGTCCCTCCGCATATTCCAAAGCACTTGCCTCCATGGCAGGTGCTTTGGTCTTTGGCGCGACACGCACCGTGATACACTGTCCATGATGCCTCTATGTACGTAATCGACATCGTCACCATCTTCCCCGAAATCGTCGCGCCGTACCTCAACGCCTCGATCATGGCGCGCGCGCAGGACAAACGACGCGTGCGGTTTGGCATCCATGATCTCCGACAGTGGGCGGAGGGGAAGCATCGGCAGGTGGACGATGCGCCGTTCGGCGGTGGACCCGGGATGGTGATGATGGTCGAGCCGTTCGCACGCGCGCTCCGTGCACTCAAGGCCCCGAGCCGCACCCTCCGCGTCGCAAGCGCAAAGCGAAACAAGACACGCGTCGTCCTCACGAGCGCGAAGGGTGCGCTCTTCACGCAGCGCGATGCGGAGCGGTACGCGACACACTACAACCGACTCGTCATCCTCTGCGGCCGCTACGAGGGCGTGGACGAGCGCGTCGCGATGCACCTCGCAGATGAAGAGGTGAGCGTCGGACCCTACGTCCTCACCGGCGGCGAACTCCCCGCGCTCACGATCGCGGATGCCGTCACGCGCCTCATCCCCGGCGTCCTCGGCGATCCCGCATCACTTGCGGACGAGAGCTACCAACTGCAGTCCAATCGAAAATCGAAAATCGAAAATCTGCAATTCCTCGAGTATCCTCAATACACGCGACCCGCGGACTTCTCGCCCAAGCGCGGCGTCCACTGGTGCGTTCCGGACATCCTCCTCACGGGCGACCACGCGGCAATTGCGGCGTGGCGCGAGGCGCATCGTGCATCGCGCGATGCCTGAAACGCGCCACCGAAACCTCAACGTTTACAAGCTCTTGACAGGGTTTTTGTGGCCTGTAGTATAGAAGCAAGCGTTCCCATGTAGTTCTCCCTCGGACTACCAGAAGCCGTCCCACCTCAGGAAGCTGACGTGGGGAGCAAACCGGGGCCATCCCGTCCGCACGGAGGTCGCGGTTTTCTGTTCCCGCCCGCATCATCTCTGGAGGTGAGC harbors:
- a CDS encoding KH domain-containing protein; the protein is METDQQFVDYVVKQLVNNPDKVETIRTVDDMGVLITVKVDPSDMGYLIGRQGQTARAVRTLLKVVGAKNNARVNFKIEEPEGSTHSSRKSNDAPSSAQASAQDDDDIDLNLDL
- the trmD gene encoding tRNA (guanosine(37)-N1)-methyltransferase TrmD, which encodes MYVIDIVTIFPEIVAPYLNASIMARAQDKRRVRFGIHDLRQWAEGKHRQVDDAPFGGGPGMVMMVEPFARALRALKAPSRTLRVASAKRNKTRVVLTSAKGALFTQRDAERYATHYNRLVILCGRYEGVDERVAMHLADEEVSVGPYVLTGGELPALTIADAVTRLIPGVLGDPASLADESYQLQSNRKSKIENLQFLEYPQYTRPADFSPKRGVHWCVPDILLTGDHAAIAAWREAHRASRDA